In a genomic window of Fusobacterium perfoetens ATCC 29250:
- a CDS encoding CoA transferase subunit A gives MLSKIFSMEEILKKFHDGQTIMFGDWHGEFAADDIIDGMLEKGVKDIHAIAVSGGMPDLGVGKLINAKRVKSLITTHIGFNPVARDQMFAGELDIEFSPQGTFSERIRCGGFGLGGCLTPTGLGTEVEKGKQKLEINGKEYLLELPLRADITLIKATKADTAGNISFRMNSRAISTEMAFAGDIVIVEAEELVEFGELGPNEIDIPAPLVDMVYVREGNTRHVCPYWQRLKQKAQEGGK, from the coding sequence GTGTTATCGAAAATATTTTCAATGGAAGAAATTTTAAAAAAATTTCATGATGGTCAAACTATAATGTTTGGAGATTGGCACGGAGAATTCGCAGCTGATGATATAATAGATGGAATGTTAGAAAAAGGTGTTAAAGATATACATGCTATTGCTGTTTCTGGAGGAATGCCAGACCTTGGAGTTGGAAAATTAATAAATGCTAAACGTGTTAAAAGTCTTATTACAACTCACATCGGATTTAATCCAGTAGCTAGAGACCAAATGTTCGCTGGAGAATTAGATATAGAATTTAGTCCTCAAGGAACTTTTTCAGAAAGAATTCGTTGTGGTGGTTTTGGTTTAGGAGGATGTTTAACTCCTACAGGACTTGGAACAGAAGTTGAAAAAGGAAAACAAAAATTAGAAATTAATGGTAAAGAATATTTATTAGAATTACCATTAAGAGCTGATATTACTTTAATAAAAGCTACTAAAGCTGATACTGCTGGAAATATTTCTTTTAGAATGAACTCAAGAGCTATTAGTACAGAAATGGCTTTTGCTGGAGATATTGTTATTGTTGAGGCTGAAGAGTTAGTTGAGTTTGGAGAATTAGGACCTAATGAAATCGATATACCTGCTCCATTAGTTGATATGGTTTATGTAAGAGAAGGTAATACTAGACATGTATGTCCTTATTGGCAAAGATTAAAACAAAAAGCTCAAGAAGGAGGTAAATAA
- a CDS encoding CoA transferase subunit B — MAELKGRSLIASRCAKFFKDGDFVNLGIGVPLMCVNYLPKGVDIWLEAEIGTVGSGPSPSWDEADIDIIDAGGMPASVIPGGSIYDHTTGFGFIRGGHIDIAVLGTLQVDQEGNIANWTIPGKLVPGMGGAMDLCSGVKRIIVATEHCEKNGSSKILKKCTLPLTGKNCVTDIVTERCYFQVTPEGLVLKELAPGYTVEDILACTEAKVIVPDEIGVME; from the coding sequence ATGGCTGAATTAAAAGGACGTTCATTAATTGCTTCTCGTTGTGCTAAGTTTTTTAAAGACGGAGATTTTGTAAATCTAGGAATCGGAGTTCCTTTAATGTGTGTTAACTATCTACCTAAAGGTGTTGATATATGGCTTGAAGCTGAAATTGGTACTGTAGGTAGTGGACCTTCTCCTAGTTGGGATGAAGCTGATATAGATATTATTGATGCTGGTGGTATGCCTGCTTCTGTAATTCCTGGTGGAAGTATTTACGACCATACTACAGGATTTGGATTTATTCGTGGTGGACATATTGATATAGCTGTTCTTGGAACACTTCAAGTTGACCAAGAAGGAAATATAGCAAACTGGACAATTCCTGGAAAATTAGTTCCTGGTATGGGTGGAGCTATGGATTTATGCTCTGGTGTAAAACGTATAATTGTTGCTACAGAACATTGTGAAAAAAATGGTTCCTCTAAGATTTTGAAAAAATGTACATTACCTTTAACAGGAAAAAATTGTGTAACTGATATTGTAACTGAAAGATGTTATTTTCAAGTTACACCAGAAGGATTAGTTCTTAAAGAGTTAGCTCCTGGATATACTGTTGAAGATATTCTAGCTTGTACTGAAGCAAAAGTTATAGTTCCTGATGAAATTGGAGTTATGGAATAA
- a CDS encoding GNAT family N-acetyltransferase, producing MNIVIRKEEEKDYRRVEEIAREAFWNLYFPGAKEHVIVNKIRKSQDFIKDLTYVIEVDNQVEGGIFYSNSKIIGKNQEEYEVISFGPVFISPKFHRQGLGRKLITYTIEKAKEMGYRAIITLGYPYHYETYGFLGGKKYNIYMEDGKFYKGLLVLPLYEDALKNISGYPKFSKDLEATEEEMENFDKNFPYKEKKFQESQKEFEKACVELDE from the coding sequence ATGAATATAGTTATAAGAAAAGAAGAAGAAAAAGATTATAGAAGAGTAGAGGAAATAGCAAGAGAAGCATTTTGGAATTTATATTTTCCAGGAGCTAAAGAACATGTTATAGTAAATAAAATTCGTAAATCACAAGATTTTATAAAAGATTTAACTTATGTAATAGAAGTAGATAATCAAGTAGAGGGAGGAATTTTTTATTCTAACTCAAAAATCATAGGAAAAAATCAAGAAGAATATGAAGTTATATCTTTTGGACCTGTATTTATATCTCCAAAATTTCATAGACAAGGTTTAGGAAGAAAATTAATAACTTATACTATTGAGAAAGCAAAAGAAATGGGATATAGAGCAATTATAACTTTAGGTTATCCATATCACTATGAAACATATGGATTTTTAGGAGGAAAAAAATATAATATTTATATGGAAGATGGAAAATTTTATAAAGGGTTATTGGTATTACCACTTTATGAAGATGCGTTGAAAAATATATCAGGTTATCCAAAATTTTCTAAAGATTTAGAAGCTACAGAAGAAGAAATGGAAAATTTTGATAAAAATTTTCCATATAAAGAGAAAAAGTTTCAAGAAAGCCAAAAAGAATTTGAAAAAGCTTGTGTTGAATTAGATGAGTAG
- the rsgA gene encoding ribosome small subunit-dependent GTPase A produces the protein MNKLQDYGVKENYIIEAKSFPEFELGRVIAQYKGMYKVSLENGEKLAELSGKLRYEIDESLKLPLVGDYVLVSKNQGNVIINKILSRKSVFFRSSNEKKDDKQGIVANIDTVFICMSLNENYNLNRLERYLSIAWDSGAIPVIVLTKSDLCESIQEKIKEVESISAFSDIILTSNKENNKEKFKKFLAKNQTVAFIGSSGVGKTTLINELIGEEILLTQEIGKNDKGKHTTTNREMVISLYGGVIIDTPGMREIGVRDINLDKYYDDIEELIKKCRFSDCTHTNEPGCQVRKAIELGTLDKRRVENYFKIKRENSYDGLRGKELEKQKLDHMFKEIGGMKKVRNFIKDKQKRRGY, from the coding sequence TTGAATAAATTACAAGATTATGGTGTAAAAGAAAATTATATTATAGAAGCTAAAAGTTTTCCAGAATTTGAGCTAGGAAGAGTAATTGCACAATATAAAGGGATGTACAAAGTTAGTTTAGAGAACGGAGAAAAATTAGCAGAATTATCTGGAAAATTAAGATATGAAATAGATGAGAGTTTAAAATTGCCCTTAGTAGGAGATTATGTTTTAGTTTCTAAAAATCAAGGGAATGTTATTATTAATAAAATTTTATCAAGAAAAAGTGTATTTTTTCGTTCTTCAAATGAGAAAAAAGATGATAAACAGGGGATAGTAGCAAATATAGATACTGTATTTATATGTATGTCCTTAAATGAAAACTATAATTTGAATAGATTAGAAAGATATTTATCAATAGCTTGGGATAGTGGTGCAATCCCTGTAATAGTTTTAACAAAATCTGATTTGTGTGAAAGTATTCAAGAAAAAATAAAAGAGGTAGAATCAATTTCAGCTTTTTCTGATATTATATTAACAAGCAATAAAGAAAATAATAAAGAGAAATTTAAAAAATTTTTAGCTAAAAATCAAACAGTTGCTTTTATAGGTTCTTCAGGAGTAGGTAAAACAACTTTAATTAATGAATTAATTGGAGAAGAAATTTTATTAACTCAAGAGATAGGAAAGAATGATAAAGGAAAACATACAACAACTAATAGAGAAATGGTAATAAGCTTATATGGTGGAGTTATCATTGATACTCCAGGAATGAGAGAAATAGGAGTAAGAGATATAAATTTGGATAAATATTATGATGATATAGAAGAATTGATAAAAAAATGTCGTTTTTCAGATTGTACTCATACTAATGAACCAGGGTGTCAAGTAAGAAAAGCTATTGAATTGGGAACTTTAGATAAGAGAAGAGTTGAAAATTATTTTAAAATAAAAAGAGAAAATTCCTATGATGGTCTAAGAGGAAAAGAATTGGAAAAACAAAAATTAGATCATATGTTTAAAGAGATTGGTGGAATGAAAAAAGTTAGAAATTTTATCAAAGATAAACAAAAGAGAAGAGGTTATTAG
- the pgeF gene encoding peptidoglycan editing factor PgeF, with protein MFKDKGKYFQIEEFEKYEVDAFFTTKEIGDIKNFLGNTEENKKNFFEKFGVKDKIVVFAKQGHTDKIIDIKEDTKDYFYENVDGFITKRKNIILITKHADCLPIYFYDTKNFVIGICHSGWKGTFQEIGIRALELMEKNYNSKREDVLVGVGIGISCKNYEVGEEFYENFKNKFSEDLVNKTFIKINGKWHFDNLFFNIENLIKNGILKENLIYCEECTYGNKRFHSFRRDKSKDRNIGIIYFK; from the coding sequence ATGTTTAAAGATAAAGGAAAATATTTTCAGATAGAAGAATTTGAGAAATATGAAGTAGATGCTTTTTTTACAACTAAAGAAATAGGAGATATAAAAAATTTTTTAGGTAATACAGAAGAAAATAAAAAAAATTTTTTTGAAAAATTTGGTGTTAAAGATAAAATAGTAGTTTTTGCAAAACAAGGTCATACAGATAAAATAATAGATATAAAGGAAGATACAAAAGATTATTTTTATGAAAATGTAGATGGTTTTATTACTAAAAGAAAAAATATAATTCTTATAACAAAACATGCTGATTGTTTACCAATATATTTTTATGATACTAAAAATTTTGTAATTGGTATATGTCATTCAGGTTGGAAGGGAACTTTTCAAGAGATTGGAATAAGAGCTTTAGAACTTATGGAAAAAAATTATAATTCTAAAAGAGAAGATGTTTTAGTGGGAGTGGGAATAGGTATAAGTTGTAAAAATTATGAAGTGGGAGAGGAATTTTATGAAAATTTTAAAAATAAATTTTCAGAAGATTTAGTAAATAAAACTTTTATAAAAATAAATGGAAAATGGCATTTTGATAATCTTTTTTTTAATATAGAAAATCTTATAAAAAATGGAATATTAAAAGAAAATTTAATTTATTGTGAAGAATGTACTTATGGAAATAAAAGATTTCACTCTTTTAGAAGAGATAAATCTAAAGATAGAAATATAGGAATAATATATTTTAAATAA
- a CDS encoding RidA family protein, protein MIKRYNVGKRLSEAVIYNGVAYLCGQCCFEENEGKKDVQTQTREALENIERVLKEIGSDKTKILMATIYLKDISYFDEMNEVWDNWVEPGFAPARACVEAALAEKELLVEIVVTAAVE, encoded by the coding sequence ATGATAAAAAGATATAATGTTGGAAAAAGATTAAGTGAAGCAGTTATTTATAATGGAGTAGCTTATCTTTGTGGACAATGTTGTTTTGAAGAAAATGAAGGAAAAAAGGATGTTCAGACTCAAACAAGAGAAGCTTTAGAAAATATTGAAAGAGTTTTAAAAGAGATTGGTTCTGATAAAACAAAAATTCTTATGGCTACTATTTATTTAAAAGATATTAGTTATTTTGATGAGATGAATGAAGTTTGGGATAATTGGGTAGAACCTGGATTTGCTCCAGCTAGAGCTTGTGTAGAAGCAGCACTTGCTGAAAAAGAATTATTAGTAGAAATAGTTGTGACAGCAGCAGTAGAATAA